From one Thermomicrobiales bacterium genomic stretch:
- the rpoD gene encoding RNA polymerase sigma factor RpoD: MVSSLLSKGKDQGFLLSDEVIAAFPRLEEDIAAIDELWSSLLEHNVEILDDPPAADLNPPRLQLTRSRAIESSNGVSEVDPFARPSRDDAEAYLAGAATDSVRLYLQEIGETDLLTMQEEVWLAKRMERGLHAADRLARCDYADESERRELEADRDDGEKARSHLIQANLRLVVSVAKKYVGRGLSFLDLIQEGNIGLMKATDKFDYRRGFKFSTYATWWIRQAITRAISDQSRTIRLPVHVGETINRVKKTGHRLQQIFEREATHEEIARAMDVPIAKVRQVLDVSRLPVSLEAPVGQEGDAFLGDFIEDDSMPPPLELASQQLLRGQIGDALDKLTERERRIIILRFGLEDGKFRTLEEVGREFSITRERIRQIEAKALRKLRHPSYSRTLRGYLD; this comes from the coding sequence ATGGTATCGAGCCTTCTATCCAAGGGTAAGGATCAGGGATTCCTGCTTTCGGATGAGGTCATTGCCGCGTTTCCCAGGTTGGAAGAGGACATCGCAGCGATTGACGAACTCTGGTCTTCGTTGCTTGAGCATAACGTGGAAATCCTGGACGATCCACCAGCCGCTGATCTCAATCCACCGCGACTTCAACTGACTCGATCCCGGGCCATCGAGTCGTCCAACGGTGTCTCCGAGGTAGATCCGTTCGCCAGACCTTCGCGTGACGATGCCGAAGCCTACCTCGCTGGCGCAGCCACAGATTCTGTCCGCCTCTACCTTCAGGAGATCGGCGAAACCGATCTGCTCACGATGCAGGAAGAGGTCTGGCTGGCCAAACGGATGGAACGTGGGCTGCACGCTGCCGACCGTCTCGCCCGGTGTGATTACGCGGACGAGTCCGAGCGACGCGAGCTGGAAGCAGATCGCGACGACGGAGAGAAGGCTCGGTCGCACCTCATCCAGGCCAACCTTCGACTCGTCGTCTCAGTGGCGAAGAAGTACGTGGGGCGCGGGCTCTCGTTCCTGGATCTGATCCAGGAAGGCAATATCGGCTTGATGAAAGCCACCGACAAGTTCGACTACCGCCGGGGCTTCAAGTTCTCGACCTACGCGACCTGGTGGATACGCCAGGCGATCACGCGCGCCATTTCCGACCAGAGCCGCACGATCCGGCTGCCGGTTCACGTTGGCGAGACGATCAATCGGGTCAAGAAGACCGGCCACCGGCTCCAGCAGATCTTCGAGCGCGAGGCAACCCACGAGGAGATCGCCCGCGCGATGGACGTGCCAATCGCAAAGGTCCGCCAGGTACTCGATGTCTCACGTCTGCCGGTGTCGCTCGAAGCGCCCGTCGGGCAGGAGGGCGATGCCTTCCTGGGGGATTTCATCGAGGATGATTCGATGCCACCACCGCTCGAGCTAGCCTCGCAGCAACTGCTACGAGGACAGATCGGCGACGCGCTGGACAAGCTGACGGAACGGGAGCGTCGGATTATCATCCTTCGCTTCGGTCTCGAGGACGGTAAGTTCCGCACGCTTGAGGAGGTTGGGCGGGAGTTCAGCATCACTCGCGAGCGCATCCGCCAGATCGAGGCAAAAGCGCTGCGTAAACTCCGTCACCCATCCTATAGCAGGACGCTTCGCGGATATCTCGACTGA